A stretch of the Nitratifractor salsuginis DSM 16511 genome encodes the following:
- a CDS encoding DUF72 domain-containing protein, translated as MQTRAYIGTSGFYYEHWRGVLYPEDLPKNRWFEYFATRFDTVEMNSTFYHLPKAKTITHWDEKSPEGFLFAFKAHRGITHYKKLADTREELLRFLHLLKPIKHKLAAVLFQLPPSLHRNDELLGDFLAQLPHGGGWRFVVEFRHESWYDEAVYVILRHHGVALCWHDYGRKSVPDVSTAEFAYLRLHGPSGHYRGSYDDATLQHWAERLQKELNHNRPVFVYFNNDMEGNAVRDARRLRELLANEE; from the coding sequence ATGCAGACCCGCGCCTATATCGGAACGTCGGGGTTCTACTATGAACACTGGCGGGGAGTGCTCTATCCGGAGGATTTGCCCAAAAACCGCTGGTTCGAGTATTTCGCCACCCGATTCGACACGGTGGAGATGAACAGCACCTTCTACCATCTCCCCAAAGCCAAGACCATCACACATTGGGATGAGAAATCCCCGGAAGGTTTCCTCTTCGCTTTCAAAGCCCATCGGGGGATCACCCATTACAAAAAGCTTGCCGATACCCGAGAAGAGCTTCTGCGTTTTTTGCATCTGCTTAAACCCATCAAACACAAACTCGCCGCCGTACTCTTCCAACTGCCTCCCTCGCTCCACCGTAACGATGAGCTTCTAGGGGATTTCCTGGCGCAGCTCCCCCACGGGGGCGGGTGGCGTTTCGTCGTGGAGTTCCGTCACGAAAGCTGGTATGACGAAGCGGTCTATGTGATCTTGCGCCATCACGGGGTTGCCCTCTGTTGGCACGATTACGGCCGCAAAAGCGTGCCCGATGTGAGCACGGCGGAGTTCGCCTACCTGCGCCTGCACGGCCCTTCGGGCCACTACCGCGGCAGCTATGATGACGCGACCCTCCAGCACTGGGCCGAGCGCCTCCAAAAAGAGCTGAACCATAACCGCCCTGTCTTTGTCTATTTCAACAACGATATGGAGGGAAATGCGGTGAGGGACGCACGGAGGCTGAGAGAGCTTTTGGCGAATGAGGAATGA